One genomic segment of Candidatus Berkiella aquae includes these proteins:
- a CDS encoding YaiI/YqxD family protein, whose product MMILVDADACPKPIKEILYRASKRLSIPLILFANKPLYVPPSPSIQFVLVGGGFDVADNVIVERSEPGDLIITADIPLAAAVIAKGASALNPRGEFYTPENIQQTLTMRNFMATLRETGQVTGGPAPLNAKDHQAFANALDRFLSSSLKR is encoded by the coding sequence ATGATGATTTTAGTCGATGCAGATGCATGCCCCAAACCGATTAAAGAGATTTTATATCGAGCAAGTAAGCGACTATCAATTCCGCTCATTTTATTTGCCAATAAACCTCTTTATGTCCCCCCTTCTCCTTCCATTCAATTTGTTCTGGTAGGGGGTGGTTTTGACGTGGCTGATAATGTGATTGTTGAACGCTCTGAGCCGGGCGATTTGATTATTACTGCTGATATCCCGCTAGCTGCTGCTGTGATTGCCAAAGGGGCGTCAGCTTTAAACCCTCGCGGCGAGTTTTATACACCTGAAAATATCCAGCAGACTTTGACCATGCGTAATTTTATGGCAACGTTGAGAGAAACGGGGCAAGTGACAGGTGGCCCCGCCCCATTAAATGCTAAAGATCATCAAGCATTTGCCAATGCGTTAGATCGGTTTCTCAGTTCATCACTAAAACGATGA
- a CDS encoding DNA-3-methyladenine glycosylase I, which yields MPKNKIIKRCQWVNLSHDAYVMYHDVEWGEPVHDDRLLFEMLILEGAQAGLSWETVLKKRANYQRLFAQFDPVKVARFTPKKIEALMLDPGIIRNRLKIESTVSNAKAFLKVQKEYGSFAQYLWQFVDNKPVNNCFYNAKDYPSKTPLSDKISKDLKKRGFRFVGSTIIYAYMQAVGLVNDHTADCFKRTNKKLWSVYMVKTANGSLYTGVATDVKRRFSEHQTQGNKCAKYLRGKGPLELVYQETIGDKSDAHKREHEIKQFSKAQKLALIK from the coding sequence ATGCCTAAAAATAAGATTATAAAACGATGCCAATGGGTTAATTTAAGTCATGATGCCTATGTCATGTATCATGATGTTGAATGGGGTGAACCCGTTCACGATGATAGACTGTTATTTGAAATGCTGATATTAGAAGGTGCCCAAGCGGGTCTTAGTTGGGAAACGGTCCTGAAAAAAAGAGCAAACTATCAACGATTATTTGCACAGTTTGATCCGGTCAAAGTGGCGCGTTTTACTCCGAAAAAAATTGAAGCGCTGATGCTAGATCCCGGGATTATTCGTAACCGCCTTAAAATTGAATCAACGGTGAGTAATGCTAAAGCCTTTCTTAAGGTGCAAAAAGAGTATGGTAGTTTTGCCCAGTATCTCTGGCAATTTGTCGATAACAAACCTGTGAACAACTGCTTTTACAATGCAAAAGATTATCCAAGCAAAACCCCTTTAAGCGATAAAATTTCTAAAGACCTTAAAAAGCGAGGCTTTCGTTTTGTTGGCAGCACCATTATTTATGCTTATATGCAAGCAGTTGGTTTGGTGAATGATCACACTGCCGATTGTTTCAAACGAACGAATAAAAAACTCTGGTCTGTTTATATGGTGAAAACAGCCAATGGTTCGCTTTATACGGGAGTCGCAACTGACGTTAAAAGACGCTTTAGCGAGCATCAAACCCAAGGGAACAAATGCGCTAAATACTTGCGTGGCAAAGGGCCACTTGAACTTGTTTATCAAGAAACTATTGGCGATAAATCGGATGCTCATAAAAGAGAACATGAAATCAAACAATTTTCGAAAGCACAAAAATTGGCGTTAATAAAATGA
- the rlmH gene encoding 23S rRNA (pseudouridine(1915)-N(3))-methyltransferase RlmH, which translates to MQCQILAVGQKVPRWAADACEDYFVRLQRFMKCHLFDIASSTRQKNYDANAYKEEEGAKLLQKISPTDKVIALDVKGQAFSTQTLATNIANWQQEGNRLVFLIGGPDGLSDACLKRANVKWSLSMLTFPHVLARVILLEQLYRATSLLANHPYHRE; encoded by the coding sequence ATGCAATGTCAAATATTAGCTGTAGGGCAAAAAGTACCTCGATGGGCCGCTGATGCGTGCGAAGATTACTTTGTACGCTTACAGCGCTTTATGAAATGCCATTTATTCGACATTGCCAGTAGCACACGGCAAAAAAACTATGATGCCAATGCCTACAAAGAAGAAGAAGGCGCCAAGCTATTACAAAAAATTTCACCCACCGATAAAGTCATCGCACTCGATGTGAAAGGGCAAGCTTTTTCAACACAAACTCTAGCTACCAACATTGCAAACTGGCAACAAGAAGGTAATCGATTGGTATTTTTGATCGGTGGGCCTGATGGCTTATCTGATGCATGCCTTAAACGCGCTAATGTTAAGTGGTCATTATCCATGCTCACTTTTCCTCATGTCTTAGCTCGTGTTATCTTACTCGAACAGTTATATCGAGCCACTTCCTTATTAGCGAATCATCCTTACCATCGAGAATAA
- a CDS encoding helicase-related protein → MRDGYLAPIKTDSLGEKYVAENIEAFVENLPDFLLQREHPQYYGKTNLLSCKGIIYLPNVQWCERASEILRKRNINSYTIHSKKDNKSDIARFKKSDCGILLACQMCRYGFDDPQLAYVIIAQNPSDPSLVLQMVGRVAGVDLDKIGYVL, encoded by the coding sequence ATGCGAGATGGTTATCTAGCACCCATCAAAACTGACTCATTGGGAGAAAAATATGTCGCAGAAAATATTGAAGCATTTGTTGAAAATCTTCCTGATTTCCTATTGCAAAGAGAACATCCACAATATTATGGTAAAACCAATCTATTAAGCTGTAAAGGGATTATCTATTTACCGAATGTGCAGTGGTGTGAAAGGGCGAGTGAAATTTTAAGAAAGCGGAATATCAATAGTTATACCATTCATAGTAAAAAAGATAATAAATCTGATATTGCTCGTTTTAAAAAGAGTGATTGTGGAATTTTGTTGGCGTGTCAAATGTGTCGCTATGGTTTTGATGATCCACAGCTTGCTTATGTGATTATTGCGCAAAATCCTTCCGATCCAAGCCTTGTGTTACAGATGGTAGGTCGTGTCGCTGGTGTTGATTTAGATAAAATAGGATATGTGCTGTAA
- a CDS encoding DUF2059 domain-containing protein, which translates to MKKIIIAVSLLGWLVVANAAEEKKAASKPADDTKPYFIGEDPGPLYTQLVTQWADATNFAKNASDAAVLKLKADMEKDPKLSKLVTPAFTADLEQFFYELFASRETTTELAKLYSQYFTLDEMNELVKFYKSPIGVKLVKHNMELTTKSQQIGANLFKRHENEYLKVLAKYLAPEALKKAPTKSEPAPAAPAKTEAPKP; encoded by the coding sequence ATGAAGAAAATAATCATCGCGGTCTCCCTATTGGGGTGGTTAGTTGTTGCGAATGCGGCTGAAGAAAAGAAAGCTGCTTCCAAACCTGCAGATGATACTAAGCCTTATTTTATCGGTGAAGATCCTGGCCCTCTTTACACCCAGTTGGTAACACAATGGGCGGATGCAACGAATTTTGCCAAGAATGCCAGTGATGCCGCTGTGTTAAAGCTCAAAGCCGATATGGAAAAAGATCCTAAATTGAGCAAATTAGTGACACCTGCCTTTACCGCTGATCTGGAGCAATTTTTCTATGAATTATTTGCATCTAGAGAGACAACAACGGAATTAGCGAAGTTATATTCACAATATTTTACCTTGGATGAAATGAATGAATTGGTAAAATTTTATAAATCGCCCATTGGTGTAAAATTAGTCAAACATAATATGGAATTGACAACAAAAAGCCAGCAAATTGGTGCCAATTTATTTAAAAGACATGAAAATGAATATTTAAAAGTGTTAGCAAAATATTTAGCACCAGAAGCATTAAAGAAAGCACCAACAAAATCAGAACCTGCACCTGCTGCTCCTGCTAAAACAGAAGCTCCTAAGCCGTAA
- the mrdA gene encoding penicillin-binding protein 2 gives MYKHQRLQPRFQEKRLYTQRAIVGIGIIALMILVLLSRIAYLQITDHQKYAMLSERNQLRLVPIAPTRGLIFDRNGKLLARNVPAFHLAIIPEQVTDLDKTLDELSSLIPIDATQKEALLEKIDESPSHQRQYIKLKLTEEEVSAFAVNQYRFPGVSLQVDLIRDYPYGSLLAHVLGYVSEANKEELSKIDKKRYNGTYQLGKIGLEKFYENQLQGTPGIQQMETDVLGREVRALSTFPAIAGTDLHLSIDIDLQIAITHALADKRGAVIALDPRNGEILAMVSTPSFDPNHFVRGIDPTSYSALRDAPSRPLFNRAIQGQYPPASTIKPIVGLAGVATGKVDVNHKLFDPGFFQLGGQGRHYRDWLKHGHGWTDLEKSIRESCDIYYYTLADKLGIAQLSTWLSRVGLGKATGIDLPGEQKGIVPNSAWKKKALGTVWYPGETIITGIGQGYILATPLQLSVMASYIANRGDAFRPHFNKEAPLSKLPPLKLDNPNHWSTIIEPMRQVIAHPKGTAYRHFAGFTIPAAGKTGTAQVFGIKQNEKYEHDKVEHHLRDHSLFIGFAPVDEPKIAVAVILENQKASAVVARQVIEAYLMEPQPYVESTEILPAS, from the coding sequence ATGTACAAACATCAACGTTTGCAACCACGCTTTCAGGAAAAGCGTCTTTACACCCAGCGGGCAATCGTTGGTATCGGCATTATTGCCTTAATGATATTAGTGTTACTTTCGCGCATCGCTTACCTACAAATTACCGATCATCAAAAATATGCAATGCTCTCAGAGCGTAATCAATTACGTTTGGTCCCTATTGCTCCAACACGAGGCTTAATTTTTGATCGCAACGGTAAACTACTCGCTCGCAATGTCCCTGCATTTCATTTAGCGATTATTCCAGAACAAGTCACCGATTTAGATAAAACATTAGATGAATTAAGCAGCTTGATCCCCATTGATGCTACGCAAAAAGAAGCTTTACTTGAAAAAATTGATGAAAGCCCTTCGCATCAACGCCAATACATCAAACTTAAACTCACCGAAGAAGAAGTGAGTGCCTTCGCCGTGAATCAATATCGATTCCCAGGTGTTTCTTTACAGGTTGATCTCATTCGCGATTATCCATACGGTTCTTTATTAGCTCATGTGCTAGGTTATGTCAGCGAAGCCAACAAAGAAGAACTTAGTAAAATTGACAAGAAACGTTATAACGGCACTTACCAACTAGGCAAAATCGGCTTAGAAAAATTCTACGAAAACCAATTACAAGGCACTCCCGGTATTCAGCAAATGGAAACCGATGTGTTAGGACGAGAAGTACGCGCACTTTCCACCTTCCCTGCGATTGCTGGCACTGATTTACATTTATCTATTGATATTGATCTCCAAATTGCCATTACCCATGCATTAGCCGATAAACGTGGCGCGGTGATTGCGCTTGATCCTCGTAATGGCGAAATATTAGCGATGGTGAGCACACCGAGTTTCGATCCGAATCACTTTGTCCGCGGTATTGATCCCACCTCTTATAGTGCATTACGAGATGCACCAAGCCGCCCCTTATTTAACCGGGCGATTCAAGGACAATATCCCCCTGCCTCAACGATTAAACCCATTGTTGGCCTTGCAGGCGTTGCAACCGGCAAAGTCGACGTGAATCATAAATTGTTTGATCCTGGTTTTTTCCAACTGGGGGGACAAGGTCGACACTATCGTGATTGGTTGAAGCATGGACATGGTTGGACAGATCTCGAAAAGTCCATTCGTGAATCCTGTGATATTTATTATTATACCTTGGCCGATAAATTAGGAATTGCCCAATTATCCACTTGGCTTTCTCGCGTAGGCCTTGGCAAAGCAACCGGTATTGATTTACCAGGTGAACAAAAGGGCATTGTCCCTAATAGTGCTTGGAAGAAAAAAGCATTAGGCACCGTTTGGTATCCTGGTGAAACCATTATTACCGGAATCGGACAAGGTTACATTTTAGCCACCCCTTTGCAATTATCCGTCATGGCATCTTATATTGCTAACCGAGGAGATGCTTTTCGCCCCCATTTTAATAAAGAAGCTCCCTTGAGCAAGCTGCCTCCTCTTAAACTAGATAATCCCAATCACTGGTCAACCATTATTGAACCTATGCGCCAAGTGATTGCTCATCCTAAAGGAACCGCTTACCGTCATTTTGCGGGATTCACTATCCCTGCGGCAGGAAAAACAGGTACCGCTCAAGTTTTTGGTATCAAACAAAATGAAAAATATGAACACGATAAAGTAGAACATCATTTACGTGATCACTCGCTCTTTATTGGTTTTGCCCCGGTTGATGAACCTAAAATTGCCGTGGCTGTTATTCTTGAAAATCAAAAAGCCAGTGCCGTTGTTGCTCGCCAAGTTATTGAAGCTTACTTAATGGAACCACAACCTTATGTTGAGTCGACCGAAATCCTCCCTGCGTCTTAA
- a CDS encoding LPS assembly lipoprotein LptE, giving the protein MSIKAFSTFLLAIGLLFASGCGFHLRRNQVELGNKYPIIVLQRSGSHTFYQALRRALLMASTDVLTQSPEGDEMLPQLIITSQLLTQQPLVYGPDSELRRERLKMSVTFSFSNPTPTQIVLYSVRDRQLNSNQYLGDNAEKSMIEQEMQADIIGQLLQYLESSRF; this is encoded by the coding sequence GTGAGCATTAAAGCATTCAGTACGTTTTTGCTTGCTATTGGTCTGCTATTTGCAAGCGGCTGTGGTTTCCATTTGCGACGCAACCAAGTGGAGCTAGGTAATAAGTACCCTATTATCGTTTTACAGCGTTCGGGTTCTCATACTTTTTATCAAGCGCTGCGCCGAGCACTGCTCATGGCCTCTACCGATGTGCTCACACAATCTCCAGAGGGTGATGAGATGTTGCCACAGCTCATCATCACCTCACAGCTGCTGACGCAGCAGCCATTAGTTTATGGACCGGATAGTGAATTGCGCCGCGAACGATTAAAGATGTCGGTGACTTTTTCATTTTCGAATCCTACACCCACGCAAATTGTGTTGTATTCTGTGCGCGATAGACAGCTTAATAGCAATCAGTATTTGGGTGATAATGCTGAAAAAAGCATGATAGAACAAGAAATGCAGGCGGACATTATTGGGCAGTTGTTGCAGTATCTTGAGAGTTCGAGATTTTAA
- a CDS encoding F-box protein, with protein sequence MKEGSWGDIASLPDELWGAILSKLSAKEMVHFQLASTATNKKGITDAFWRSYLPILANKQHAEIEHFQHHGLIQIRDHYPHIIRNLNEIKQAASSLEEFQKREKLLNDINIALIKSRIFLPGYFETVLHNLYIQPLPHVSLDVSKMGLTRFPKHLFADKDLQNYWKRVVELLCGYNLIISLDLGHLPLLHTLSCPSNQLHTLTLKQCPNLAHLFCDDNQLTSLDVSQSPLLKGVLCRNNRLTSLSLICQLIEYLDFEGSELNFLDLKEDSLLQFSHVSPSQADKTSPVILAKNDDGEEEPKAKKMRP encoded by the coding sequence ATGAAGGAAGGATCTTGGGGGGATATAGCGTCATTACCTGATGAATTATGGGGAGCCATTTTGTCAAAGCTTTCTGCTAAAGAGATGGTTCATTTTCAATTGGCATCAACAGCAACAAACAAGAAAGGGATAACCGATGCTTTTTGGAGAAGCTACCTTCCAATATTAGCTAACAAGCAACATGCAGAGATAGAACATTTTCAGCATCATGGTTTAATTCAGATCCGTGATCATTACCCCCATATTATTAGAAATCTGAACGAGATTAAACAAGCTGCTTCATCGTTAGAGGAGTTCCAAAAAAGAGAAAAGCTGCTTAACGATATTAACATCGCATTGATTAAATCTCGTATATTTTTGCCGGGATATTTTGAAACAGTATTACATAATTTATATATTCAACCGTTACCCCATGTTTCATTAGATGTTTCGAAGATGGGATTGACACGATTTCCTAAACACTTATTTGCAGATAAGGATTTGCAAAATTATTGGAAGAGAGTGGTTGAATTGCTTTGTGGTTATAATTTAATAATATCATTAGATCTTGGGCATCTACCTCTACTCCATACGCTATCTTGCCCAAGTAACCAATTACATACGTTAACATTAAAACAGTGTCCTAACCTTGCTCATCTTTTTTGCGATGACAATCAATTAACTTCTTTAGATGTGAGCCAATCACCTTTGCTTAAAGGAGTTTTATGCAGAAATAATCGTTTAACTTCTTTAAGTCTTATCTGTCAACTAATTGAATATCTTGATTTTGAAGGCAGTGAATTGAATTTTTTAGATTTAAAAGAGGATTCATTACTGCAGTTTTCCCATGTTTCTCCTTCGCAAGCAGATAAGACATCGCCTGTCATTCTTGCTAAAAATGACGATGGCGAAGAAGAGCCGAAAGCAAAGAAAATGAGACCTTAG
- the leuS gene encoding leucine--tRNA ligase, producing the protein MEEQYHPQQIESQTQTYWEKSHSFAVKEDPKKPKFYCLSMFPYPSGYLHVGHVRNYTIGDVIARFQRMQGMNVLHPIGWDAFGLPAENAALKHQVPPSEWTYSNIAHMRNQLKSLGFCFDWDREIATCDASYYRWEQWLFIKMYEKGLVYKKDSVVNWDPVDQTVLANEQVIDGKGWRSGAKVERRSIPQWFLKITDYAEELLQSLDHMPGWPEQVRTMQRNWIGRSEGVSFSFKLDHLNGDPLTVYTTRIDTLMGVTYLAIAPQHPLVNVAVEQNPELKTFVEACRNIKVAEAELATLEKEGRATGLYAIHPITQEKLPIWVANYVLMEYGSGAVMAVPAHDQRDYEFAKKYQLPSKAVIRPDKETQPDLSENAYLGDGYLFNSGEFDNLSTRDALTKIAEYLENKSIGQRQVNYRLRDWGVSRQRYWGAPIPMIQCPSCGTVPVPEKDLPVVLPTGVTPSGASSILMQMPEFYEVNCPSCGQKARRETDTFDTFMESSWYYLRYACPDQNQKMFDERTQYWAPVDQYIGGIEHAILHLLYARFFHKVIRDFGLVKSDEPFTNLLTQGMVLKDGSKMSKSKGNTVDPQTLIESYGADTVRLFIMFAAPPEQSLEWSDTGVEGAFRFLKRFWRLCSAHINENGLLSLSFADVTLNEKQKDLRRLTHETISKVTDDLKRRYTFNTAIAAMMELTNAVAAYNIENETDKVIKQEAFEALVLMLAPMVPHISHVLWKAFGHDEAVLDAVWPTIDENALKRDQITLVVQVNGKMRANLSLPIDVTKEAAEQAALNHEAVIRHVEGKTIRKIITVGQKLINIVVG; encoded by the coding sequence ATTGAAGAACAGTATCATCCCCAGCAAATTGAATCACAAACCCAAACCTATTGGGAAAAATCCCACAGCTTCGCTGTTAAAGAAGATCCTAAAAAACCTAAATTTTATTGCTTAAGCATGTTCCCTTACCCAAGCGGTTACTTGCATGTAGGCCATGTCCGCAACTATACCATTGGCGATGTGATCGCGCGTTTTCAACGGATGCAAGGCATGAATGTCCTGCATCCTATCGGTTGGGACGCTTTTGGATTACCTGCAGAAAATGCCGCACTCAAACATCAAGTGCCCCCTTCTGAATGGACCTATAGCAACATTGCGCATATGCGAAACCAATTAAAAAGTTTAGGTTTTTGCTTTGATTGGGATCGCGAAATTGCAACTTGTGATGCAAGCTACTATCGTTGGGAACAATGGCTGTTTATTAAAATGTATGAAAAAGGCTTGGTTTACAAAAAAGATTCCGTTGTAAACTGGGATCCCGTTGATCAAACCGTTCTTGCCAATGAACAAGTGATTGATGGCAAAGGCTGGCGTTCAGGCGCTAAAGTCGAACGACGTTCTATTCCACAATGGTTTTTAAAAATCACCGATTATGCGGAAGAACTATTACAATCATTAGATCATATGCCGGGTTGGCCAGAACAAGTTCGCACCATGCAACGTAACTGGATTGGTCGTTCTGAAGGTGTCTCTTTTTCTTTTAAACTCGATCATCTTAATGGCGATCCCTTAACGGTTTATACCACACGTATTGATACTTTAATGGGTGTGACTTATCTTGCCATTGCGCCACAACATCCTTTGGTCAATGTCGCCGTAGAACAAAATCCAGAATTGAAAACCTTTGTTGAAGCCTGTCGTAATATTAAAGTGGCCGAAGCTGAATTAGCGACATTAGAGAAAGAAGGCCGCGCAACCGGACTTTATGCAATCCATCCTATAACTCAGGAAAAATTACCTATCTGGGTTGCCAATTATGTATTAATGGAATATGGCAGCGGTGCTGTCATGGCAGTTCCTGCGCACGATCAACGCGATTATGAATTTGCCAAAAAGTATCAGCTCCCCAGCAAAGCGGTTATTCGTCCCGATAAAGAAACACAACCCGATCTCAGTGAAAATGCTTATCTGGGAGACGGTTATCTTTTCAATTCAGGCGAATTTGATAATCTCAGTACGCGTGACGCACTCACCAAAATTGCTGAATATTTAGAAAACAAAAGTATTGGCCAACGCCAAGTGAATTATCGCTTACGCGATTGGGGTGTCTCTCGTCAACGTTATTGGGGTGCTCCCATTCCAATGATTCAGTGTCCAAGTTGTGGCACCGTGCCTGTACCCGAAAAAGATTTGCCTGTGGTATTGCCAACCGGCGTTACCCCCAGTGGCGCAAGCTCCATCTTGATGCAAATGCCTGAGTTTTATGAAGTGAATTGCCCAAGCTGTGGTCAAAAAGCACGACGTGAAACTGATACATTTGATACCTTTATGGAATCTTCCTGGTATTACTTACGTTACGCCTGCCCCGATCAAAATCAGAAAATGTTTGATGAGCGAACGCAATACTGGGCACCCGTTGATCAATACATCGGCGGTATTGAACATGCTATTTTGCACCTACTTTATGCCAGATTCTTCCATAAAGTGATTCGTGATTTTGGTCTTGTGAAATCAGACGAACCTTTTACCAACCTTTTAACCCAAGGCATGGTTCTCAAAGACGGCAGTAAAATGTCAAAATCTAAAGGTAACACTGTTGATCCACAGACATTAATTGAGTCTTATGGTGCCGATACCGTTAGATTATTTATTATGTTTGCAGCGCCTCCTGAGCAATCTTTGGAATGGTCTGATACCGGTGTTGAAGGCGCCTTTCGTTTCTTAAAACGCTTCTGGCGCTTATGTTCTGCCCATATCAATGAAAATGGTTTACTGTCATTATCATTTGCTGATGTGACGCTCAATGAAAAGCAAAAGGATCTGCGTCGTTTAACGCATGAAACGATTAGCAAAGTAACGGACGATCTGAAAAGACGCTATACCTTTAATACCGCGATTGCTGCCATGATGGAACTCACCAATGCCGTTGCAGCTTATAACATTGAAAATGAAACTGACAAAGTTATTAAGCAAGAAGCTTTTGAAGCATTGGTATTAATGCTAGCTCCCATGGTACCCCATATCAGTCATGTTTTATGGAAAGCTTTTGGCCATGACGAAGCGGTGCTCGATGCAGTATGGCCAACCATTGATGAAAATGCTTTAAAGCGCGATCAAATTACGCTGGTGGTTCAAGTGAATGGCAAAATGCGAGCCAACCTTTCTTTGCCGATTGATGTCACCAAAGAAGCGGCAGAGCAAGCAGCCCTTAACCATGAAGCGGTTATTCGGCATGTGGAAGGTAAGACGATCCGTAAGATTATTACGGTCGGCCAGAAATTAATTAATATTGTCGTAGGTTAG
- the rsfS gene encoding ribosome silencing factor translates to MQKNDLLNEVLNDLSDLKAANVIPLDVHQTTPLTDYMVIATGNSSRHVKAIADNLVRKMKARHQSLFSVEGDRENEWVLVDLGDVVVHIMQQRTRDFYHLEKLWAPRHSMTALA, encoded by the coding sequence ATGCAGAAAAACGATTTATTGAATGAAGTTCTCAATGATCTCAGTGACTTAAAAGCAGCCAATGTTATCCCCCTCGATGTACATCAAACAACCCCACTGACCGATTATATGGTCATCGCAACCGGCAACTCGAGTAGGCATGTCAAAGCAATAGCCGATAATCTCGTGCGAAAAATGAAAGCGCGCCACCAAAGCCTTTTTAGCGTCGAAGGTGATCGCGAAAACGAGTGGGTGTTAGTCGATCTTGGAGATGTTGTTGTTCATATAATGCAACAGCGTACTCGCGATTTTTATCATCTTGAAAAATTGTGGGCGCCTCGTCATTCCATGACAGCACTCGCCTAA
- the holA gene encoding DNA polymerase III subunit delta yields the protein MRVAPEQLEEHLKRQQRPIYLLSGSESFLLEESADKIRRTLLKDQDVEHKRFNDTTAGIWVELQSEAQHFSLFSSKQLIELKLSKFAASDMKQLVALLESDRSDITFILIAAQLSKQNQQAAWFKLVEQKGVIVTHWPLTGYAFTKWVSTRAKQRGLTLNEQELRLLTYKTEGNCLAASQEIEQLYWFYQDAPQNIPIASLTNQSQFTVFDLCEAALQQQSARIVKIVSCLKESESAAEQLIVWSLSQTLHALLRACHAQESSQRQILTQAGIRNSNSQVLYLKLLKQPTPTRWAKLLSVLSTADRQFKSGENAGFWQNILKISLNLTKSYTHNPTFCI from the coding sequence ATGCGTGTAGCACCAGAACAATTGGAAGAACATCTCAAACGTCAGCAGCGCCCTATTTATCTGCTATCGGGCTCCGAATCTTTTTTACTCGAAGAAAGTGCGGATAAAATTCGTCGCACGCTATTAAAAGATCAAGATGTCGAACATAAGCGTTTTAATGACACTACCGCAGGTATTTGGGTAGAGCTGCAAAGCGAAGCGCAGCACTTTTCCCTCTTTTCTTCAAAACAACTCATTGAGCTGAAACTTTCTAAATTTGCAGCGAGTGATATGAAACAATTGGTTGCTTTATTAGAAAGTGACCGCTCGGATATCACCTTCATCCTGATTGCCGCACAGCTATCTAAACAAAATCAACAAGCAGCCTGGTTTAAGCTGGTTGAACAAAAGGGTGTTATTGTCACGCATTGGCCCTTAACCGGCTATGCTTTTACCAAGTGGGTATCTACTCGAGCAAAACAACGTGGATTAACGCTGAATGAACAAGAACTGCGGTTATTAACCTACAAAACGGAAGGGAATTGCTTGGCCGCAAGCCAAGAAATTGAACAACTTTATTGGTTTTACCAAGATGCGCCACAAAATATACCAATTGCGTCTTTGACCAATCAAAGCCAGTTTACCGTTTTTGATCTCTGTGAAGCAGCATTGCAACAGCAATCTGCTCGTATTGTCAAAATAGTAAGCTGCCTGAAAGAAAGCGAAAGTGCCGCTGAGCAGCTTATTGTTTGGTCGCTATCGCAAACCTTACATGCGTTACTGCGCGCCTGCCACGCCCAAGAAAGCAGCCAACGTCAGATCCTGACCCAAGCTGGGATCCGAAATAGCAACTCACAAGTGCTATACTTAAAGTTATTGAAGCAGCCAACCCCCACGCGCTGGGCAAAACTTCTATCGGTGTTATCAACCGCTGATAGGCAGTTTAAATCCGGTGAAAATGCCGGTTTCTGGCAAAACATTTTAAAAATTAGTTTAAATTTAACAAAATCCTATACACACAACCCCACTTTTTGTATATAG